The nucleotide sequence GTGGACCGACGAGCTGCCGACCCGCCCGATGACGCGCACCGAGCAGAACATGGCCGTCGTCGCCGACCTCGCGGCACGTGAGGCCGAAGAGCAGCAGAGAGGACTCACCGCATGAATAAGTCCGAAGCCGCGAAGCTCCTGACCGTCGCGTCAGGCTTCGACCGCCGCCAGGTGGACGAGCTGACCGCGACCGCCTGGGCGGCCGCCCTCGACGGTCACACGTACGCCGAGTGCGAGCGGGCGATCATCGACCACCACCGCGACCCCGCGACCCGCACGACGTACCTCAGCGTCGGGCACGTTCTGGACCGCGTGGAGGCCGGCGCCCGAACCAGCGCCGTGGACGTCGAGACGGATGTGCGCGCGGCGAAGGCCCGCGGCATCATCCCGGGCGATTGGCCCCGCCGCGAACCACTCAGCCCCGAGGCCGCGTACCAGCTCCAGGCCGCGCGCGAACGCGACCGCCAGGAAGCGATCCGCCTCAGTGCCGGCGAACTCGAAGGACCCCGGCCATGAATGGTGCGCTCGCCCCTACACCTTGCGTCCGAGGCCTCAACCACCGGTGCGACAGTCTCAGCGGTTGGTGCGTACACGGCTGCGGCTATCGCAACGACGCCCCATCAGCGGCGCCGGCAGTCGTTACCGCAGTACTCGATATCACGCGAGCGCTCCGGAGCCCTCATGACGAATGACCCCCACACCATCACCACCGAGAGCGGCGAACTCGGCTCATCCGCCCGCCGGACCGCCGAGACCCGCGTACGCGCGGCGCTCGGACGCCTCCAGGGCTCTGAGCGCAAGATCATCCCCCTCGTGGAGGCAGCACTCACCGCACTTCACCGCGAGTGCGCCATCCGCCGCCTCGAGCTGCGCGCCGCCGAGCACGAGATTGAGAAGCTCCGCGCCACCATCGAACGCCAGAGCACCCGATAGGAACTACCCGAGTGACTTTCCATCCATCGATCAGCGCCGAACAGCGCGAACGCATCATCGAGCTGGCACGCGCCGGCGGCGCCCGCAACAAGATCGCTGCGGAAGTCGGCGTCGGCGTCGGCACCGTCTCCCGCTACGCGAAGGCCGCAGGGCTCAGCTTCGATAGGTCACGCACACGGGCCGCGACAGAGGCCGCCCGCATCGACAACGCCGCGAAGCGTGAAGCCTTGGCGATCGACGTCCTGAGCGAGGTAGCCTCCACCCTCGCGTCGATGAAGCTCTCGGGGCCGCCGACCTCGACCCGCGAGGAAGATCAACGGGCGCGAGCCGTGGCCTCGCTCAGTCGCGCAATGGGAGAAACCTTTCGAGCGTCGCCCATCGGCGATACGACTGTCGACGAGATCCGCGACGCCTTCCGGTCGTTCCGCGGGGCGCTTCACGACTCCGTGCGCCTTCGGAACATCATTCAGGCGTACGAGACGAAGTTCGGCGAGCTGTCCGCCGAGGAGCTGGAAGCCGCAGACCCGTCAGCTGACCGCTACGGGCAAGTCGACCAGGAGTAGCTGGACCGGTCCACCTCGCGCGCGCGAGGAGCAGTCCGACGGATCAGGTGCCGGACCACTCAGTCGCCTGAGTAGTTCAGATCGTCACGGACGGTGCGTCGCAGCGGCACACCCTCAGGCAAGTAGCTCGATAGCAGCTGCACGTCGAGACGCTTCAGCCCCCGCGACAAGAGGTCCAGCGCGCCGAGGTCGTGCACGAGGAAGTCAGTGACAGGGATCTCACCGTGCTCGGCGGCATAGGCATCAAGCGTCCGGCCACCAAGCTCCGCCTTGTCGACCGCGAACAGCGTGAGGCCGTCGGACCCCTTCAGGTGGCGATGGCCGAACTCGATGCCGATGAGCTGGTAACGCTCGAGGTCCAGGCCGACCTCCCACGCCAGCTCGAACAGCGTCACGCCACCGTGGCCGTCAGCGGCCACGGTGCCCGTGAAGTCGCCGTACTGCGTGCCGGCCGGGTAAACCGGCTCGTCGGTCTCAACTGCCATGGAGGCCCCCCATCTCTGTAGCGAACGAGTTCGATCGTACTGGCTGGCTCCGCAGCGACTCAGATCCGGACCGGTCCACTGGCGCGCGGGATCGAGACACGGTGAGGGCCGTCAGAACGGCACATAGGTGGTGTTCTCTTCGCTGTCTCCGTCGAAGCTCCAGACGAGTGTCATGCCCGTTGGCGCTCCGAACGCGCGGGTGAGCGCGGCGTACTGGAACTCTTCGCCCGGCTCGAGCGTGCACGGCAGCGGCTGCATGAGCGTCAGGTAGTTCTCGGTGCCCTCGGGCTTCGTGGGAGCGGCGGAGACGGTGACCCGCCGGCCAGAGGTGTTGGTCACGGCGCGGATCTCTCCGCGCACATGTCGCGGCCCGGTCCATGGCGGCCGGCGGGTCGCTTCCGCGACGAGGGCCTCGTGTGCCTCCGCCGAACGCGCCAGCGCGTCCGCGGCACCCTCCTGCGCGGCCAATGCGCGGTTCGCGGCGTCTTCGGCCTTCCCCCGCTCAGCACGCGCCTCGTTGGCCTTGCCCCATGCGATCGCCGTAGCGACCGCTGTCGCGACCAGGAGAGCGCCGTTGATGATCAGGCTGATGACCTCGAACGCGCTCACTGGATGGCGCCCACGCCTCGCAGATGCGCTGTCACGCGCTCGAGGTCCTCTCCGGTGACCTGGCTGCCGTCAGGGCGCACAGCCGTCTCCAGCGATCTCAGCACGTACCCGCCCTGGTAGAACTCTTGCTCGTCGATTGTCACGATGACCGTCCCGACTCCGGGCACGTCGAATGTCGCCATATCGCCCAGCGTATGGCGACACGCCGACACATCAGCGGGCGATTCTGCCGATGTCGGCGATGCGCGCGATACTGGCAACCAAGAACTCCACACGCCGAGCTCCGCTCGCAGGTTGATCGCCAGGCGCGATCCCCGCGAGTGTGCCGAGACGCCAGGTGCCGATCGAGCAAAGAGACAAGCCACACTCGTGGCCTTTGTCCCTTGCTCGGCGCGCCCAGCGAAAGGACAAGAGCATGGCGGGGAAACGTCGACTCGGCAGTGTTGCAGACGCCGCCGCCGAGCGTGGGGTGTCGGAATCGACAGTGCGCAGCTGGATCCGCTCCGGCAGCATCCAAGCAGAGCGAGTCGGGCAGCGGCGATATGTCGTTGACCTTGACTCAGGTCCGATCGATCCCCGGCGCGAGGCTTTCGCACGAGCCCTCGCGACGATCACGGCCGACGACGTTGCCGTCATGCGCGATCTGGCGGGCCGGCTCGACGAATCGCTCGGCGGAGAACCGACGCTCTTCGCACTCGCCTGGGACGTTCTCGGGACGACATCGCGTCACTCGCACCTGACTGAGAAGGCAGCCTGACCATGGGTCGCGGCGCCGACATGTTCGGCATCGCCGATGCGGCTGTGGCCGACCTGTACGAGTCCACCGCGCACGAGCTGGCCTATGCGCTGGCGTCGGCTTCAGTGCGGATCGGAGAAGCCGAGACGGATCCTGTGCTCGCGAGCACCATCAACGTTCTCCTCGGTGACGGCGAACGTGGTCCGGACCAAGTCGACGTCACGCTCACTCTCGTCATCCGGCACCTCCTGCAGATGCTCCGCAACGTCGCGGCCGGGAGTGCTCACCCCGTGATCGAGAGGCTCCGCACCGACACGGACCTCACCTCCGCCAAGGCAGCGGCCATGATCCTCGACATTGAGCGGGCGCTCCGGGACGGAGTGCTGTCGTGAGCTTCCAGGCTGCCGAACTCGTCGCAACGATCCAGCTGGGCGGGGTCTCGACGGCGGAGCGCGACCTCAACCGGTTCAAGGGCAAGCTCGAGCAGACCGATTCGTCGGCGTCGAAGCTGTCGAAGTCGGCGGACGCCGTGTTCCGCGGCACGGCGACCGCGATCGGTGTCGCGTCGGTGGCGGCGGCCGCGTTCGTGACGAACCTGTTCAACACCGGTGTCGCGTACAACCAGCTGCAGCAGACCTCTCGCGCCGCACTCCGCACCCTCCTGGGCGGCGCGGAGGCCGCGAACGCCCAGATGGACAAGCTCGACGCGTTCGCGAAGACGTCACCGTTCTCGAAGTCCGTCTTCATCTCCGCACAGCAGCAGCTCATCGGGTTCGGGTTCGAGGCTCAGAAGGTCATCCCGATCCTCAACTCGGTGCAGAACGCCGTGGCGGCGGTCGGTGGCTCGAACCAACAGATCAGCGAAATCGTCTCGATCCTCGCCAAGATCCGGTCCTCCGGGAAGCTCACCGCCGAGGACCTCAACATGCTCGGCGAGCGAGGCCTCGACGCCGCGACGCTCCTCGGACAGGGATTCGGGAAGAGCGCCGGCGAAATCCGCGAATCCATCACCAAGGGCACCCTCGACGCCGCGCAGGCCGTCGACGTGCTCGTGGCCCAGATGGACGCAAAGTTCGCGGGCGCCGCCGCGAACGTCAAGGAGACGTACGCGGGCACCGTCGACCGGATCAAGGCCGCGTCGCGCGACATCGGCGCCGCTCTCGCCGAACCGTTCGTGTCCAAGAACGGTGGCGGTCTGTTCGTCACCTGGGGCAACCAGGTCGCCGACATCATGCGCGCCGTGGAGTCCCACACGACACCCGTCGTGAACATCCTCACCGCTCGGGCGGCGCCCGCATTCGCCGACATCACTCGGACGCTTGACCGCGCCCGCGTGCAGGTGAAGTCGTGGGACTCGTCCCGCCTCGAGGATGGCCTGGACGCGATCGCCAGCCACGGCCCGGCCATCGCCGCGACCGCGGGCGCCGTGCTCGGCGTGAACTCCCAGCTCCTCGCGAGCATCCCGATCGTGGGCCGCTTCGCGCCGGCGTTCTCCCCGCTCGCCGGGGCGATCGGTGCCGCCGCGCTGGCGTCGCCGGAACTGCGTGCCGAGCTGGGCGCCCTGCTGGGCACGCTGAAGCCTCTGCTGCCGGTGACGGTCGACATCGCGACCGTGTTCTCGGGCGTGCTGAACGCCGCTCTGCCCATCGTCGCGGACGGCATCCAGGCGGTCGTCGCTGTCGCGGAGCCATTCGTCGACGTGCTCGAAGCGATCCCCGCGCCCGTGCTCGCCACGACCATCGCAGCCGTGGGGATGTTCACGGCCATGCGGTCCGGCGCGCCCGCAATCCAGGGTCTCGTCGACGGCATTAAGCGGATCGCGGAGCAGGCTGCCGTGCAGGCGGCCCTCGCCGGCATGGAGGGCAACACCTCCAAGCTGGCGGGCACGTTCGGTGTTGCCGGCAAGGCTGCGACCGGGCTCGGGAACTCGCTGAAAGCCGCATTCGTCGCAAATCCCGTCGGCTTGATCATCCTGGGTGTCTCGACGGCCGCGGCCATCCTCACCGCGACGCTGTCGGCGCAAGCGGAGGAAGCCGCGGCGGTCAAGGACCGCGTCCAGGGCTACCGCGACACGCTCGACCAGACGACCGGCGCACTCCTGCGCGCCACCCGCGCCCAGGTGGAGAAGAACCTCGCCGACAAGGACGGCAACGAGTGGGCCGCGGCGCTGGGCATCTCCAACACCGAGGCTGCGGCCGCCATCCTCAAGGGCGGCGACGCGTACGACAAGCTCATCCAGAAGCTGCGGCACATGAAGACCGCGATGCACGAGGCGTCCGAAGAGTCGTCGGTGCTCGGCGGGATGGGGTCCGCGCGTGAGGACGCGGTCGACGATCTCATCGAGTCGTACGAGTCCGAGCGGGCTGCGATCGCCAAGGCCCAAGACGAGCTGCGCGCATACAACGAGGAGCAGCGCCGCGCGACCGCCGCGATGAGCGACCTGCAGCGTTCCAACGACCGCATGAACGAGGCTCTGACCATCGCCCGCGATGTCACGAAGGACGCCACGGAGCGGCTGAGGGCGCTCAAGGGCGCGCTCGACGAACTCAACGGTGGAACGAAATCGCAGGCCGACTTCACCCGCGATCTCAACGAGCAGACGAACCAGCTCCGGGAGTCGTTCGCGCAGGTCGACGACGCCGGCAACCGACTCGCCCCGACCCTAGTCAGTGCGGCCGGCGCGATC is from Microbacterium sp. LWH3-1.2 and encodes:
- a CDS encoding helix-turn-helix domain-containing protein, with the protein product MPIEQRDKPHSWPLSLARRAQRKDKSMAGKRRLGSVADAAAERGVSESTVRSWIRSGSIQAERVGQRRYVVDLDSGPIDPRREAFARALATITADDVAVMRDLAGRLDESLGGEPTLFALAWDVLGTTSRHSHLTEKAA
- a CDS encoding tape measure protein; amino-acid sequence: MSFQAAELVATIQLGGVSTAERDLNRFKGKLEQTDSSASKLSKSADAVFRGTATAIGVASVAAAAFVTNLFNTGVAYNQLQQTSRAALRTLLGGAEAANAQMDKLDAFAKTSPFSKSVFISAQQQLIGFGFEAQKVIPILNSVQNAVAAVGGSNQQISEIVSILAKIRSSGKLTAEDLNMLGERGLDAATLLGQGFGKSAGEIRESITKGTLDAAQAVDVLVAQMDAKFAGAAANVKETYAGTVDRIKAASRDIGAALAEPFVSKNGGGLFVTWGNQVADIMRAVESHTTPVVNILTARAAPAFADITRTLDRARVQVKSWDSSRLEDGLDAIASHGPAIAATAGAVLGVNSQLLASIPIVGRFAPAFSPLAGAIGAAALASPELRAELGALLGTLKPLLPVTVDIATVFSGVLNAALPIVADGIQAVVAVAEPFVDVLEAIPAPVLATTIAAVGMFTAMRSGAPAIQGLVDGIKRIAEQAAVQAALAGMEGNTSKLAGTFGVAGKAATGLGNSLKAAFVANPVGLIILGVSTAAAILTATLSAQAEEAAAVKDRVQGYRDTLDQTTGALLRATRAQVEKNLADKDGNEWAAALGISNTEAAAAILKGGDAYDKLIQKLRHMKTAMHEASEESSVLGGMGSAREDAVDDLIESYESERAAIAKAQDELRAYNEEQRRATAAMSDLQRSNDRMNEALTIARDVTKDATERLRALKGALDELNGGTKSQADFTRDLNEQTNQLRESFAQVDDAGNRLAPTLVSAAGAIDTTTAAGIALYDGVSRLNDAMLDEILAADAAAKKNGEHGVSMDDAREIAAKYQDRLRGLGDEAGLSDEQMSGLIETMLATPEVVAYAVDDSGTIDAQKLRLIDLASQILATPDKQFEVSSDDFPGLMEALRVLGVDITTLPDGTVKVKKDDGTFTSVADALAGLTRSRTVTVFSQWAGSGPPVGTGTVLKPDRAFGGPVQGPGTNTSDSIPANLSNDEHVWTAAETRGAGGHGKVAYIRSLARQGRLGEIIPGFRDGGPVIRADRLPQTMLSLAPARTSTAADVAPAVGPATAVARAAAVAPRPMDLSDASVEALAHKFAREVAAIVRGDQRRGGRTDG